CGGCGGCCTCAACATCAAGCCGACCGGTTCGATGGAGGAAATGAAATACGACATGTGCGGCGCGGCCTCCGTGCTCGGCGCGTTCCTGTCGGCGGTCGAGCTGAAATTGCCGATCAATCTGGTGTGCGTGGTGCCGTCGGTCGAGAACGCGGTCGACGGCGCGAGCTATCGTCCCGGCGACGTGCTGCACACGCATGCCGGCATCACGGTGGAAGTGTTGAACACCGACGCGGAAGGGCGCCTCATTCTTTGTGATGCGCTGTCCTGGACCTGCAAGCGCTTCCAGCCGCAGGCGTTGGTCGACGCAGCGACGCTGACCGGCGCCTGCGTGGTCGCGCTGGGCGCGCACGCTTCCGGCTTGTTCAGTGCGGACGACGCGCTCGCCGATGCGCTGCTCGCGGCCGGCAACGCCTCGCTCGATCGCGCATGGCGGTTGCCGCTGTGGAACGATTACAAGAACCAGCTCGAATCCGCGTTCGCCGACATCGCCAACATCGGCGGCAAGAGCGCCGGCGCGGTGACCGCTGCGCTATTCCTGTCGCACTTCACCGAAGGCACGCGCTGGGCGCACCTCGACGTCGCCGGCACCGCGTGGGTGCCGGGGCGCAAGGGCTACGCGACCGGAAGGCCGGTGCCGCTGCTGGCGCAGTGGTTGATCGATCAAGCGCAAAGCGCGAAGTAACGGTCACCCCCGTCGGAACGAAGGGCGGAGCGAAGCGATCGCGTGCGCAGCGCGAACGCGCGGCGGGGGATGTCAGCAACACGAAAGCGCATCCCCCTCGGTCCCCCTTCCTGCGGAAGGGGGAAGAAAGCTCAAGCTGGCGCCGCTTTGCGCATCGCGCGTTCCAGCGTATCGCGCAAGTCTTCCGGCAGCACCGGTTTGCGCAGGAACGCGTCCATGCCGGCGGCGCGCGCGCGTTGTTGTTCGTCGCCGTGCGCGCTGGCGGTGAGCGCGACGATGGGCGTCAAGTCGCCGCGCTGGCGCAGCATGTTCGCCAGCTCGCAGCCGCCCATGCCGGGCAGGTCGAAGTCGAACACCATCGTGTCGAAGCTGCCACCGGCGTCGATTTCCGACAGCGCCGCCAGCGCGTGCGGCGCCAGCGTCACCGCGTAACCGAAGGATTCGATCAGGCCGGCGATGGCTTGTCCCGCGATCGGATCGTCCTCGACCAGCAGCACGCGCCGCGCCGGTGAACCGCTGGCGATCGCCGCCGCATCTGCGTGCACGCGCTCGGGCACCGTTGCAGGCGTCGCCGGTTGGACGGCCGGCGTCACGCCCGCCAGCGGCAACTTCACCATGAACGTGCTGCCGCGGCCGGGCACCGACTGCACGCCGATGTGGCCGCCCATCAGTCCGACCAGTTCACGGCTGATCGCGAGGCCGAGGCCGCTGCCGCGTTGCAGGCGTCCGTAATCGGCCTGTTCGAAGCGCTGGAAGATGCGCGCGCATTCTTCCGGCGTCATGCCGGGTCCATTGTCGATGATGCTGTAGACGATGCCGTCGCCGTCGCGCTCCAGCTTCAGCGTGACGCCACCGTGGGTGGTGAACTTCAGCGCGTTGTGGGTGAGGTTGAACAGGATCTGCTGCACGCGCAATGCGTCGCCGCGCACCGCGCGCGGCACGTCGGGCGCGACCACCACGTCGATCGTCAGTTGTTTTTGCGCCGCGAGTCCGGCATCCGCGTCCGCGACCTCGCGCAGGATCGCCGCAGGATCGAACGGTGCGAGGTTCAACTCCAGCCGGCCCGCCTCGATGCGCGCCACGTCCAGCGCGTCGTTGACCTGGCGCAACAGCAGCGCGCCGGAGCGCCTGATCGCGTCGGCGTACTGATGTTGGCGATCGTTGAGCGCCGTCTTCAACAACAGTTCGGTCATGCCCAGCACGCCGGTGAGCGGCGTGCGGATTTCGTGCGCCATGTTGGCGAGGAAGCGTGACTTGGCGGCATTGGCCTGCTCGGCGATGTGCTGGCGCTCTTCGCTCATCGCGAGGCGATGCTGTTGCTGAAGGCGCCGCCGCAGCGCCCAGACCAACCACGCCAGCAACAGCAGCGCCGCGAGCGCGTACAGCGCGCGCGCCCACGCCGTGTTCCACGGCGCTGCCGCGACGTGCAGCGCAAGCGCATCGACCGGGGCGCTCCACGGTCCGTCGCCGGTGCGGCCGCTTGCCAGCAGCTGGTAGCTGCCGGGCTCCAGCACCGAGAATTCGCGCACGTTGCGGTTGCCGGTGTCCACCCAGCCGGGATCGAAGCCCTGCAGGCGGAAACGGTATTTGTTGCGCGCGGGGTCGACGAACGACAGCACCTGTGCCGTCACCGTGAGTTCGCGATCGTGCCAGTCGAGGTCGACGGGTTGGCGCGGATCGAGTTCGACCGATTTGCCGTTGCGGCGCACGCTCACCGATTCCAGCGCGATCTTCGGCGTCGCGAGCCGCCACGGCAGTTCACCGGTGTGGATGCCGATCACGCCGGCGAGGCTGCCGGCGAACAAGTCCCCATTGCCGGTTGCGAGCAACGCATCGCCGGTGAAATCGGCGGTGGCCAGGCCTTCCGCGGTGGCGAACGCGTGCAGCTGCCGATTGTGCGGGTCGTACACCAGCAGGTTGCGCGTGCCGAGCGCGAACACGCGGCCTTCGTTGCCGACCTGCAGGCCAAGCACGCTGGTGTACGGCCAGCCCTGGTCGTTGCGCAGGCTGTCCCTCAGCGTCGCGTGGCCGTGATCGAGCAAATAATGTTGCAAGCCGGTGCTGCGCGCGATCCACAAGCTGCCGCCGTGCCCGAATGCGAAGGCGTTGAGATCGCCCCGGTCGATGCCCGGCACGAACGCGAATCCATGCGCGCCGGGAACGAGCCGCGCCAGGCCGGCGTGGCTGGCAGCCCAGATCGATCCGTCGGCGGCTTCGCGCAGTTGCACGATTTCGCGCGCGGCTTCCTCGTTGTCTGCGGATGCGAGCGGCTGGATCGCGAGCGTGCGCGGATCGATGCGGAACACGCCGCTGCCGACGCCGGCCATGTAGATCGCGCCGTCGCGCGCGGCCAGCAATCGCCACACGCCGTGCTTCAAGACCGGATGGTCGGCGGCGACCGCCTGCAGGCGCTTGCCGTCCCACACGAAGCAGCCTTTGCCTGTGCCGATCCACAGGCGTCGGGCGCCGTCTTCCGCCAGCGCCGAAACGGATGCTGTATCGAGTCCGGGAATCGCGGCGTGTTGAATCGTGCCGGTGACGGGGTCCAGCTTGTCCAGCATGTCGGGCCCGCCGACCCACACCGAACCATCGTGGGCGAGCGCCAGCGCGCGCACGCGATCGCGCGCGAGGCCGGTGGCGTCGCCGGGCGCGTGGCGGTACATGCTGAAGGCGCGCCAATGCGGCGGAAGATACGCGAGGCCGCCATCCACCATCGCGATCCACAGGCCGCCTTCGTGATCGCGGAACAAACCGTCGGGCAGCCGTCCCGGCAGACTGCCGGCCACGCCGGACGCCGGTTGTTCGAAACGGCTGATGCCGTTGGCGCCGACGTGGTCGAGTCCGCCGCGCTGCGCGATCCACACGCTGCCGTCGTCGTCGCGCAAGCTGGCCAGCGCTTCGCGCGCCGGCCCGATTTGCGACGCCCGCCCGCGCGCGTCGACATGGAACAGCCCCGCGCTGGTCGCCGCATCGATGCCGTCGCGCGCCACGCGGATCTGCCAGACGGTCGGTTGCACTTGCAGGTCCGGCAACGGAATCGATTGGATATGGCCGCGCGCGTCCATGCGATCGAGGCCCGCGTCGGTGCCGATCCACAAGCCGCCCACGGCGTCCGGCGCGAGCGCGATGACGTTGTCCGACGCGATGCTGGTGGCGTCGCCGTCGCGATGGCGGAAGTGCACGAAGCCCTTGCCCTCCGCATCGAGACGATCCAGTCCACCCGCGTACACGCCGGTCCAGATCGCGCCGGCGCTGTCCTGCGCGATCGCCATCACGTCGTTCGCGGCGAGACTGCCTTGCCGTTTCGGATCGTGCAGCCAATGGCGAAAACTGCCGTCGCCCGGTTCGTACAAGTTCAGGCCCGTGCCTTCGCCGCCTACCCACAACCGGCCCGCGCGATCAACCAGCAGCGCGGAGATGTCGTTCGCCGGCAACGAATCCGGTTTCCCGGGTTCGTGGCGGAACACGCGGAACGTGCGGCTGTCGTAGCGCACCAGCCCCGCGTGCGTGCCGATCCAGATGTAGCCGGTGTGGTCCTGCGTGACCGAATACACCAGCGTCGAAGGCAATCCCTCGGCCACGCCGTAGCTGCGGAACACCGGCGTAGGCGGCGCCTGCGTTGCAGTGGGCGCGGCCCCCGCCAGCGTCCCGGCCAGAATCCATGCTGCCAGCATCGCCCCTCTCCCCCGCGAACCGGTTTCCGATGATGCAACAAAATCCGCCGCGATGCGTACCCACGCATGTTGTGCGACGATGACGGAAGGCCGGAGGTCCTGCATGCGGCGATGCTCGTCAATCGCGTTGGGTCTGGCGCTGGTGCTGCTTTCCAGCGCGGCGCTCGCGCACCCGCTGGATTACCGCATCGACACCGTGCATTCGCAGGTGTTGTTCAGCGCCGACCACGATGGTTACTCGAAACCGGTCGGACGGTTGGCGATCGCGCGCGGCTGGTTGCGTTTCGATCCGGATGACTGGGCTGCATCGAAAGTCGTGGCCGACATCGACCTCGCCTCCGCCGATCTCGGCGACAAGGCCTGGGACAACGCGGTCACCGGACACAACTTCCTGGATGCCGCGAAATTTCCCGCGGCACATTTCGAAAGCGTCACCGTCACCAAAACCGGCGAGCACACCGGCACGCTGGACGGCAAGCTCACGCTGCACGGCGTCACGCTGCCGGTGAAGGTCGATTTCACCGTCAACCGCGTGGGCACGACGCTGTTCGGGTTCGAAACGATCGCCGGGTTTTCCGGACGCGCGCAACTCGATCGCACGCAATTCGGGATGACCGCTTTCCCGAAGGCCATCGGTACCGAGGTGACGATCCGCCTTGAAATCGAAGCCACGCTCGATCGCACCGCCGAAAGCGATTACCAACGCGCGGCGGAGAAAGTGCATGCCGCTGCGCAGCACTGAAGCCGGCTGGGGCGCGCTGGTGCGCGCGTTCCACTGGCTGGTCGCGGCGCTGATCGTCGCGCAGGGCGTGATCGGATTGAGCATGGTGCAGATGGGCATGACGCCGGCCAAGGTGCGGGTGTTCGCGTTGCACAAGGCGATCGGCATCACGATCCTCGCGCTGGTGCTTTTGCGCATTGCGTGGCGGATGACCGAGAGGCGTCCCGCCGACGTGCCCACGATGCCGCAGTGGCAGCGCCGCGCCGCGCACGGCTTGCACCTTGCGCTGTACGTGCTGATCCTCGCGATTCCGCTCAGTGGCTGGTGGTTCAACTCCACGGCGAATGCGCCGCTGGTGTGGTTCGGCTGGCTCGACCTGCCGAGCTTGACGGGTGGCCTCGATCCGGTGTGGAAGCCGCGCGCGCTGCTGCTGCACCAGACGTTGTTCTGGATCCTGGTGGCGCTGCTGGTGCTGCACGTCGGCGCGGCCTTGTGGCACCACTTCAAGCAGCGCGATGATGTGCTGCGAAGGATGGCGTTCGGCGCGCGCAAGCACGAAGGAGAGGCACGATGACGAAATGGATTGCATGTGCGGCGATCGCGGTCCTTGCCGCATTGGCGCTGCCGGCGATGGCGAAGAACTGGCAGGTCGATCCCGCGCACGGCACGCTCACCTTCACCAACAGCTACCAGGGCGTCGAATACACCGGGCAATTCCGGCGCTTCAACGCGGTGATCGATTACGACCCGAACGATCTCGCGCACGCGAAATTCGATGTCACCGTCGACGTCGCCAGCCTCGACACGCAGAACAGCGAGCGCGACCATGCGGCGCTGGGCGCGGATTTCTTCGATACCGCGAAATTCCCCAAGGCGCATTTCGTCACCACCGCGTTCCGCAAGAGCGCGGACGGCAAGGTCATTGCCGATGGCGTGCTCACGTTGCGCGGCGTCAGCAAACCCGTCGTGCTGACGGTTTCGTTCAAGCCGAACGGCAACGCCGCGACGCTGGACGTGAGCGCGCAAGTGAAGCGGCTCGATTTCGGCATCGGCACAGGACAATGGGCCGATCCTTCGATGATCGGCGACGGCGTGGCCGTGCATGGGCACCTGCAGTTGCAGGCCGGAAAATAGCGCGCCGCCGGAATCAGCCTGCCATGAAAGCGCGCAACGCCGCCGCGTCGAACGGCCATCCCAGTTCGCGCCCTGATGCTTCGTCGCGCAGCACCGGCACGCGCACGCCGTAACGCGCCTTCAGGTCCGCGTCGCCGTCGATCCAGACACTCTCGAAATCCGGCACTCGCGCGCGCGCCAGCAGCGCGACGGCTTCGTCGCAGAGCTTGCAGTCGTCGCGTTGGTAGAGGAGCAGTCGCACGGCGAAGTCGATTGGTCGGGCACAGCGTAGAATAGCCAAGCTTTCCCTGCGCAGCGTGCAACATGTCCGTCAGCGTCTTTGACATCTTCAAGATCGGCATCGGCCCATCGTCGTCGCACACGATCGGCCCGATGCGCGCGGCCGCGCGTTTCGTCGAACGCTGGCTCGTCGAAACGGGCGACATCGCGCGCGTGGCACGGGTGACGGTGGAACTGTACGGTTCGCTGGCGCTGACCGGGCGCGGCCACGGCACCGACAAGGCGGTGCTGTGCGGGCTGGAAGGCAACTGGCCCGACCGGATCGATCCCGATGCGATCCCGCCGCTGCTGGCGCGCGTGCGCAACGACAAGCGCATCCACCTTGGCGGCCAACGCGAGATCGCGTTCGATGAAAAGACCGACTTGATCTGGAACAAGCGCGAGAAGCTGCCGTACCACGTCAACGGCATGCGCTATGCCGCGTTCGACGCCGGGAGCAACGTGATCGTCACACGCGATTACTACTCGGTGGGTGGCGGCTTCGTGGTCAACGCCGACGAAGCCGCGGCCGACCGGATCGTGGCCGACACCACGCCGTTGCCCTATGCGTTCCACTCCGCCGACGAGATGATGGCGCTGTGCGAGAAGCACGGTATGACCATCGCGCAGTTGATGCTGGAGAACGAAAAGGTCTGGCGCAGCGAGCCGGAAATACGCGCGGGATTGCTGGCGATCTGGAAAGCCATGCAGGATTGCGTCGCGCGCGGCTTGCGTTCACCCGGCGAGTTGCCCGGCAGCCTGCACGTGAAGCGCCGCGCGCCGGCGATGTACGCGGAATTGCGCGATCGTCCCGAAGCGTCGCTGAAGGATCCGCTGACGATCCTCGACTGGGTGAACCTGTACGCGCTGGCGGTCAACGAGGAAAACGCCGCCGGCGGCCGCGTCGTCACCGCGCCCACCAATGGCGCGGCCGGCATCGTGCCCGCGGTGCTGCATTACTACGACCGCTTCTGCCCGACGTCGAACGAGCAGGGCGTCATCGATTTCCTTTTGACTGCCGGCGCCATCGGCATTCTCTACAAGGAAAACGCCTCGATCAGCGGCGCCGAAGTCGGCTGCCAGGGCGAAGTCGGCGTCGCCTGTTCGATGGCCGCAGGCGCGCTCACCGCCGCGCTCGGCGGCAGCGTGCGCCAGGTCGAAAACGCCGCCGAAATCGGCATGGAACACAACCTCGGCCTCACCTGCGATCCCATCGGCGGCCTGGTGCAAATCCCGTGCATCGAGCGCAATGCGATGGGGTCGGTGAAAGCCATCAACGCCCAGCGCATGGCGATGCGCAGCGACGGCAAGCACCGCGTCTCGCTCGACAAGGTCATCAAGACCATGCGCGACACCGGCCGCGACATGAAGGACAAGTACAAGGAAACTTCGCGCGGCGGCTTGGCTGTGAATGTGATCGAGTGCTGACGATCGGCTCGCAGTCTGCTGCCTATTCCCGCTTCCGGTTTCCCGCAGCAAGCGCCGAGATCAACTCGCGCACAAGTTTGCGATGTGCTGCCGGCAACGTCGCGAACTCCTGAAGCGCGAGTTCATCCTTTCCGCTCAACACGCCATAGCGCGATGCGTTCTCCCTCACCTGCTGCGATTCCGGATCGGTCAGCAGCGTGTTCAGGTCCACGTTGAGCACCGCGGCCAGTGCGCGCTGGTTCGCCGGCCGGGGCATGAAGGTTCCGTTGAGCCAGCCCGAAACGGTTTGCGGGGTGACCGAAACCTTGCCGTGCTTGGCAAGCAGCGGCACCAGCTCGGAAGCGCTTGCTTCCAGCTTCTTCGCGGCGAGCAGCCGATTCAGTCGTTCGGCAAACGCAGCTTGTTCGGACTTCATGTCCGCAACGGTAGGTTCGCGCTGCGCTGGCAAGTTAAAGTAGTTCTTGCGTACAATTACAAGTATTTCTTTCATGACGGCCGGCACGGCCACGGGGAACCATGCCGAAGTCGCTGCTCGAAGAGTTGCCGAAGATCGTCGCGGCGGGGAAGGCGCAGGCCGAGCGCATCCTTGAAGGGCTGGAAGGCAAACACCGCGTCGGCCTGCAGACGCGCGAGTGGGTGCTGCCGTCGAAGGATGTTGCCGAAGCGGACATGCTGGATGTCGCGCGACGCGCGGAGCATCTGCGTGCTGGCGATGATGCGGGCTGGACCAATCGCCTGATCTACGGCGACAACCTGCTCGCGATGGCCGCGCTGCTGGCCGGCGACGAAAACACGCCCAGCCTGCGCGGCAAGGTGGATCTGATCTACATCGATCCACCGTTCGATTCGAAGGCCGACTATCGCACCAAGGTCACGCTGCCCGGCGTGGAGTTGGAGCAACGGCCGACCGTGATCGAGCAGTTTGCCTATTCCGATACGTGGTCGGACGGCACAGCGTCGTACCTGGCGATGATCACGCCGCGACTGGTGCTGATGCGTGAGCTACTGGCAGAGACCGGGTCGATTTACGTCCATCTCGATTGGCATGTCGGGCATTACGTCAAAATCGGGCTAGACGAGATCTTCGGAAAAGACAATTTCCGAAACGAGATTATATGGACTTATGGTGGAAAAGGCCTAACTAATTCCAAGCTCAACTTTGTTAGAAATTATGCCCATATTTATACATATTCAAAAGGGCAGACACCTTTTCTCAATCTTAAGTCCGGGGTGGTATCTGATTCCGTAATCAAGAGATTCGGGCGATACATGAACGCATCGTTCCAGATCACGTTTGGAGCATTGCGTGCGAGCAACGATGCATTGGAGCTGCAGAAGGCGACAAACACCTTTTTGTCACGGTTCGGCCGAGATCCGAATAATGACGATATAGCGCGTGACTACAGTCAGGGTGGTCTTCTCAAAGACGTGTGGGACGACATACCAATCATTCGTGAGAACGAAGTGTACGGTGAATACGTCGGCTACAGTACCCAGAAACCCGAAAAACTTATCGAACGTGTAATCCAAGCTTCGTGTCCGAAAAACGGTTTAATAGTGGATTGCTTCAGCGGTTCCGGCACCACCGCTGCCGTCGCCGAAAAACTCGGCCGCCGCTGGATCACCACCGATATCGGCAAACCCGCCTGCCTGATCACGCGCAAGCGGTTGATCGACCAGAACGCCAAGCCGTTCCTGTATCAGGCGATCGGTGATTACCAGGTCGAAGCAGCGAAAACCGAACTCGGCCGCAAGTTCCGCATCGGCGACCTGTCCTCGATCGTGCTGTCGCTGTACGGCGCGCTGCCGGTCGACCCGGACAACAACCCGCAGCGCAATCTCGGGCAGGTGGTGTACGGCGGCAAGAAGACGCTGGTGCTGGTCGATTCGCCCAACAAGCTCACCGGCGACGCCACGTTGCGCCGTGCGGTCGCGCAGCGTGACAACCTGATGGGCGGCTGGGACCGCGTGGTGGTTTTGGGCTGGAATTTCGAGCCCGGCATCGGCGAGAGCATCGCCGCGCTCAGGGACGACCGGCTGGAAGTGCTGGTGATCCCGCCTGATCTGCTCGACCGCTTGCGCAAGAAGGGCGGCATCGAGAAGCTGCGCGGGCACGTGCGGTTCTCGACGCTGCAATACGTCACCATCCATCCGGTCACGCGCACGCGCAGCGGCGACGAGGAACAGTTGCACGTGCGACTGGACAACTACGTGCTGCTGTCGCCCGAGGCAATTAACCTCGACGAGGCCAACCGCGCCAAGCTGCACAAGGTGATGAACGCCGAGCCGCTGGCGCTGATCGAATACTGGGCGGTCGACCCCGACTACGACGGCAAGATTTTCCGCTCGGTCTGGCAGGATTACCGCGGCAACGTCGCCAACGACGGCGATCCGCTGCGCGTGATCACCGAGGCGCGCTTCGGCGTGCCGGCCAAGCGTGGCGGACGGAACGTCTGCGTGCGCGTGGTGGACGTGTTCGGCTTCGAGGCGGAAGTCGTGCAAGCCGTACCGGAGCCGACGCCGTGAATGCGTGCGGATCAGGCCGCGAGGCGACGGATCTTGCGCAAGCTCGTCCCGACTTCGCGTTCGGCGATCTTGAGGTCGTAGCTGGACTGCATGTTCAGCCAGAACTGGGGACTTTGCCCAAAGGCGCGGCCGAAACGCAGGGCAAGCTCGGCGGTCACCGGGCGTTCGCCACGCACAACGTGGGAGATGCGCATCGGCGAAACGCCGAGCACGCGCGCCAGCGCCGCCTGGCTCATGCCGCGGTCTTGCAGGATTTCTTCCAGCAGCTCACCCGGATGGATGGGGGGCAAACCGTTTTTGGTGGCGGGTATGGACATGTTCGTGTTTCCTCAATGGTAATCGACGATCGCCACGTCGAAGGCATCGCCGTTCTCGAAGCGAAAGCACACGCGCCACTGGTCGTTGATGCGAATGCTCCACTGACCGGCGCGATCACCTTTCAGCACTTCGAGGTGGTTGGAAAGCGGCTCACGCAAATCCTCGGGACTTGTGGCGTCGTTCAGATTGCTCAATCGGGTGGCCGCACGCCGCAGAATGTTTTGCGGCAACCGGCGGGCTGTCCCCGTAAAGAACAACCGCTCCGTTTCCTTGTCGGCGAAGCTCCTTATCATTGGTGCATCATAAACAATTTGTTTATACGCGGCAAGTCGACGAGGGCAGCTGCATGACCATAACCGACAACCAGCTTGCGCTGGCGGCAGCACTGACGCAGCGCACGAAACAGTTGTGCCTCGGGCTGGAACATGGCGAGGCGGAAATCCTGGAACGGGTCACGCCGGTCACGGCGGAACTGCTGCGCTGGTGGTTCGCCGAGGATGCCTGCCAATCGCGCGCGTTCAACTTCCATGCGGGCCAGCGCCAGGCGATCCTCAACACGATCGTGGCGCACGAAGTGCTGGACAGCCTCGATCTCGCGGATCTGTATCGCCGGGTGTGTCCCGACGCGTTGCTGTCAGGCGACCGGCTGGCGGAAATCGACCAGGGCAAGCACGCGCACCCGAAGTATTGCCTGAAGATGGCGACCGGCACCGGCAAGACTTGGGTGCTGCAGGCGCTGCTGATCTGGCAGATGTTGAACAAGACTGCCGCGCTGGCGGAAGGGCGCGACGATCCGCGCTTCACGCGGCACTTCTTGATCGTCGCGCCAGGCCTGATCGTTTACGAACGCCTGCTCGATGCCTTTCTCGGCAAGGAAGGCATCGGCGGCTGGCGGTATTTCGAAACTTCCGATGTTGCGACCTGTGCGGAATTGTTCGTGCCGCCTGCACATCGCGAACGGGTGGAGCAGTTCGTTCGCGGAAACGTCTGCACCAAACAGGAGATCGGGCTCAAGGCCATCGGCGGCGGCATGATCGCCATCACCAACTGGCACC
The genomic region above belongs to Rhodanobacteraceae bacterium and contains:
- a CDS encoding glutaredoxin-like domain-containing protein — translated: MRLLLYQRDDCKLCDEAVALLARARVPDFESVWIDGDADLKARYGVRVPVLRDEASGRELGWPFDAAALRAFMAG
- a CDS encoding L-serine dehydratase, beta subunit / L-serine dehydratase, alpha subunit, which translates into the protein MSVSVFDIFKIGIGPSSSHTIGPMRAAARFVERWLVETGDIARVARVTVELYGSLALTGRGHGTDKAVLCGLEGNWPDRIDPDAIPPLLARVRNDKRIHLGGQREIAFDEKTDLIWNKREKLPYHVNGMRYAAFDAGSNVIVTRDYYSVGGGFVVNADEAAADRIVADTTPLPYAFHSADEMMALCEKHGMTIAQLMLENEKVWRSEPEIRAGLLAIWKAMQDCVARGLRSPGELPGSLHVKRRAPAMYAELRDRPEASLKDPLTILDWVNLYALAVNEENAAGGRVVTAPTNGAAGIVPAVLHYYDRFCPTSNEQGVIDFLLTAGAIGILYKENASISGAEVGCQGEVGVACSMAAGALTAALGGSVRQVENAAEIGMEHNLGLTCDPIGGLVQIPCIERNAMGSVKAINAQRMAMRSDGKHRVSLDKVIKTMRDTGRDMKDKYKETSRGGLAVNVIEC
- a CDS encoding Type III restriction-modification system methylation subunit: MPKSLLEELPKIVAAGKAQAERILEGLEGKHRVGLQTREWVLPSKDVAEADMLDVARRAEHLRAGDDAGWTNRLIYGDNLLAMAALLAGDENTPSLRGKVDLIYIDPPFDSKADYRTKVTLPGVELEQRPTVIEQFAYSDTWSDGTASYLAMITPRLVLMRELLAETGSIYVHLDWHVGHYVKIGLDEIFGKDNFRNEIIWTYGGKGLTNSKLNFVRNYAHIYTYSKGQTPFLNLKSGVVSDSVIKRFGRYMNASFQITFGALRASNDALELQKATNTFLSRFGRDPNNDDIARDYSQGGLLKDVWDDIPIIRENEVYGEYVGYSTQKPEKLIERVIQASCPKNGLIVDCFSGSGTTAAVAEKLGRRWITTDIGKPACLITRKRLIDQNAKPFLYQAIGDYQVEAAKTELGRKFRIGDLSSIVLSLYGALPVDPDNNPQRNLGQVVYGGKKTLVLVDSPNKLTGDATLRRAVAQRDNLMGGWDRVVVLGWNFEPGIGESIAALRDDRLEVLVIPPDLLDRLRKKGGIEKLRGHVRFSTLQYVTIHPVTRTRSGDEEQLHVRLDNYVLLSPEAINLDEANRAKLHKVMNAEPLALIEYWAVDPDYDGKIFRSVWQDYRGNVANDGDPLRVITEARFGVPAKRGGRNVCVRVVDVFGFEAEVVQAVPEPTP
- a CDS encoding Antitoxin HigA, which translates into the protein MSIPATKNGLPPIHPGELLEEILQDRGMSQAALARVLGVSPMRISHVVRGERPVTAELALRFGRAFGQSPQFWLNMQSSYDLKIAEREVGTSLRKIRRLAA
- a CDS encoding Toxin HigB, with the protein product MIRSFADKETERLFFTGTARRLPQNILRRAATRLSNLNDATSPEDLREPLSNHLEVLKGDRAGQWSIRINDQWRVCFRFENGDAFDVAIVDYH